A genomic segment from Bacteroidota bacterium encodes:
- a CDS encoding RNA polymerase sigma factor yields MQRNRQNIIQTVNEYSKKMLSFIRSKVATDEDAEDILQDVWYQFSNITEVESIESISGWLCRVAKNKITDNFRKKKTESIEDFWLVSDNGEVNFKEILLSKSHNPEDEYFKKIFWDELMNALDELPEKQKTVFIQNELEDISLQKIADQSEENIKIIISRKGYAVKHLRERLNNLYKDFLQY; encoded by the coding sequence ATGCAACGTAATAGACAAAATATAATACAAACTGTAAATGAATATAGCAAAAAAATGTTGTCATTCATCCGCAGCAAAGTAGCTACCGATGAAGATGCAGAAGATATTTTGCAAGATGTGTGGTACCAGTTTAGCAATATTACTGAGGTAGAAAGTATCGAGAGCATTAGTGGCTGGTTGTGCCGCGTAGCAAAAAATAAAATCACTGATAATTTCAGGAAAAAGAAAACCGAATCAATTGAAGATTTTTGGTTGGTGAGCGATAATGGGGAAGTAAATTTTAAAGAAATTCTTCTCAGTAAGAGTCACAATCCAGAAGATGAATATTTCAAAAAAATATTTTGGGATGAACTAATGAATGCACTGGACGAATTACCCGAAAAACAAAAAACGGTATTTATTCAAAATGAATTAGAAGATATAAGTTTGCAAAAAATTGCAGACCAAAGTGAAGAAAATATCAAAATCATTATATCACGTAAAGGCTATGCTGTAAAGCACCTTCGCGAGCGACTCAACAATTTATACAAAGATTTTTTACAATATTAA
- a CDS encoding SAM-dependent methyltransferase produces the protein MNITDNIQSFASSIEQSIADNVFVSLSLGNYKGNEDQLKNIYIKKILIKREEKLNFTYRYKTKDIVKNYDAKEAIELTQKSLNEGFRFATLFTADFDLQLENFNNERIVVKKLKATKTAAISTEHDHAKKRIITAQDKAYLHELKITDDAGNVYKNAQDKYKQMNHYIEILSSLIKDMPQEKIKKVVDMGCGKGYLTFALYDYLTNVLKIQTEVIGVETRKDLVELCNTIAQKSKYDKLGFVEGTIEEYDSAGTNILIALHACDTATDDAIYKGINSEADLIVVAPCCHKQIRRQMEKDPTSNDIDFLTKHGIFLERQAEMVTDGMRAMILEYFGYKTKVMEFISDAHTPKNVMIVAVKNTKQVEKNEDILLQFQEAKAYFGITYHHLERLLGL, from the coding sequence ATGAATATCACAGATAATATACAATCATTTGCTTCTAGTATCGAGCAAAGTATTGCAGATAATGTTTTTGTAAGCCTGTCATTAGGTAATTATAAAGGGAACGAAGATCAGCTCAAGAATATATATATCAAAAAAATATTGATCAAACGCGAAGAGAAATTGAACTTTACTTATAGATATAAAACCAAAGATATTGTAAAAAACTATGATGCAAAAGAAGCAATCGAGCTTACACAAAAATCATTGAATGAAGGTTTTAGATTTGCTACTTTATTTACTGCGGATTTTGATTTGCAATTGGAGAATTTTAACAATGAACGAATTGTTGTAAAAAAGCTCAAAGCAACTAAAACTGCTGCTATCTCAACAGAACACGACCACGCCAAGAAGCGTATTATTACTGCACAGGACAAAGCTTACCTGCACGAATTGAAAATAACAGATGATGCTGGTAATGTATATAAGAATGCACAGGATAAATACAAACAAATGAATCATTATATAGAGATTCTTAGTTCGTTGATTAAAGATATGCCGCAAGAAAAAATTAAGAAAGTGGTGGACATGGGCTGTGGAAAGGGGTATCTAACCTTTGCATTATATGATTATTTGACGAATGTATTAAAGATACAAACCGAAGTGATAGGGGTGGAGACTCGCAAAGATTTGGTAGAATTATGTAATACTATTGCTCAAAAATCGAAATATGATAAACTTGGTTTTGTAGAAGGAACCATCGAAGAATATGATAGTGCAGGAACCAACATATTAATTGCTCTGCACGCCTGCGATACTGCTACAGACGATGCCATATACAAGGGAATCAATTCAGAAGCAGATTTGATAGTAGTTGCACCCTGTTGCCATAAGCAAATTCGCAGACAGATGGAGAAAGACCCCACATCGAATGATATAGATTTTTTAACCAAACATGGAATATTTTTGGAACGCCAAGCAGAGATGGTCACAGATGGTATGCGTGCAATGATATTGGAATATTTTGGATATAAAACCAAAGTTATGGAATTTATTTCAGATGCTCATACCCCCAAGAATGTTATGATAGTAGCTGTCAAAAATACAAAGCAAGTAGAAAAGAATGAAGATATCTTATTGCAATTTCAAGAAGCCAAAGCATATTTTGGAATCACTTATCACCATTTAGAAAGATTGTTGGGATTATAA
- a CDS encoding leucine-rich repeat domain-containing protein codes for MTTHLDNKVLDLIGTHLTELPELTNDIEELLLDRNSLTALPNDIGNLGNLKVLNAFSNQLTSIPESIGQLKNLEIFNIGNNHISKLPNSFGDLSNLTMCDIGHNDLEELPNSIGGLTNIQFLYLSTNSITIVPESLGDLQSLLYLNIAENKLTSLPDSIGNLTNLIELRLYNNSLNKIPESIGNIANLRECYFMDNQISILPDSIGNLKQLRKLSCEKNNLEELPNTISNLELLTELNLRKNKLKQIPESIVMMESLVYLDLRANQLTSLPGSIANISTLEKLDLRWNNFKELPSCIEVLRERGCIVFV; via the coding sequence TTGACCACACATTTAGATAATAAAGTTTTAGATTTGATTGGCACGCATTTGACCGAGTTGCCTGAATTAACTAATGATATAGAAGAATTATTGCTTGATAGAAATTCTCTTACAGCACTCCCCAATGATATAGGAAATCTAGGCAATCTTAAAGTATTAAATGCATTTAGCAATCAATTAACTTCAATTCCCGAAAGTATAGGTCAATTAAAAAATCTTGAGATATTTAATATAGGGAATAATCATATATCAAAATTGCCTAATAGTTTTGGAGATTTGTCAAACTTAACTATGTGTGATATTGGGCATAATGATTTGGAGGAGCTGCCTAATTCCATTGGTGGTTTGACTAATATACAATTCCTTTATCTCAGTACAAATAGTATTACAATTGTTCCAGAAAGTTTAGGCGATTTGCAATCATTATTATATCTCAATATTGCAGAAAACAAATTAACTTCCTTACCTGATTCAATAGGAAATTTAACTAATTTAATAGAATTGAGATTATATAATAATTCGCTGAATAAAATCCCTGAAAGCATTGGTAATATTGCAAATTTGAGAGAATGTTATTTCATGGATAATCAAATTAGTATACTCCCTGATAGTATTGGAAATTTAAAACAATTAAGAAAATTAAGTTGCGAAAAAAATAATTTAGAAGAACTTCCAAACACAATTTCAAACTTGGAATTATTGACAGAATTAAATTTACGTAAAAATAAATTAAAGCAAATTCCGGAATCAATAGTTATGATGGAAAGCTTAGTGTATTTGGATTTGAGAGCCAATCAACTTACTTCACTCCCTGGTAGTATTGCCAATATTTCCACTTTGGAGAAATTGGATTTACGGTGGAATAATTTCAAGGAATTGCCTAGCTGTATTGAAGTTTTAAGAGAAAGAGGCTGTATTGTATTTGTATAA
- a CDS encoding serine protease codes for MFNKAYNIANKYTHPLIVAMRFYDNTVDSGLGSFVVLNNEGWVITAAHNLGAAFAFNQHKDEMKIHEQNKDQNTSLIPNSKWITDFAILLSGQKINIIESHIYQEHDLAFLRIDPQILHGQTIFPKIKKANNISPGTSLCKLGFPFVEVRATFNPSTKDFTLPPNLLPIPLFPIEGIYTRNMKMGKSKDGTMDVLFLETSSPGLKGQSGGPIFDVEGNIYAIQSQNVTLPLGFKGTIEVNGQVIEENQFFNVGIGVHPFTIETLLNKHQIKYQSAE; via the coding sequence ATGTTCAATAAAGCATATAATATTGCCAATAAATATACGCATCCACTAATAGTAGCCATGCGGTTTTACGACAATACTGTGGACAGTGGTTTGGGCTCATTCGTAGTATTAAACAATGAAGGCTGGGTTATTACGGCAGCTCATAACCTGGGTGCTGCTTTTGCATTCAATCAGCATAAGGATGAGATGAAAATACATGAACAAAATAAGGATCAAAATACTTCATTAATTCCTAACAGTAAATGGATTACAGATTTTGCTATTTTACTTAGTGGACAGAAAATAAATATTATAGAAAGTCATATATATCAAGAACATGATTTGGCATTTTTAAGGATTGACCCTCAGATTTTGCATGGACAAACTATATTTCCTAAAATCAAAAAAGCAAACAATATAAGTCCCGGAACTAGCTTGTGTAAGCTAGGTTTCCCGTTTGTGGAAGTGAGAGCGACATTTAATCCAAGTACCAAAGATTTTACTTTGCCACCCAATTTATTGCCCATTCCCTTATTTCCCATCGAAGGAATATATACTCGAAATATGAAGATGGGGAAATCGAAAGATGGCACTATGGATGTATTATTTTTGGAAACTTCATCGCCCGGATTGAAAGGACAAAGCGGCGGACCTATATTTGATGTGGAAGGAAATATATATGCCATACAATCGCAGAATGTTACCTTGCCTTTAGGTTTTAAAGGCACGATAGAAGTAAACGGACAAGTGATAGAAGAGAATCAGTTTTTCAATGTGGGAATCGGTGTGCATCCATTTACAATAGAAACTTTGCTCAACAAACATCAAATAAAATATCAATCTGCAGAATAA